Proteins encoded by one window of Rutidosis leptorrhynchoides isolate AG116_Rl617_1_P2 chromosome 7, CSIRO_AGI_Rlap_v1, whole genome shotgun sequence:
- the LOC139860209 gene encoding uncharacterized protein, whose amino-acid sequence MDKQDEIKKFLIEEKVQVCAILETHLKPKGINQAGNNVFHNWKWESNSMYSPNSCRIMVGWNSNLVHLMILQVTRQVIFCLIETVDNKVKMYCSFVYASNNGRERQKLWSDLSAQAIITKGHSWIILGDFNVTRNINEHSAGGSQNTDEINEFNDLVNNIEVEDLGSTGCYFTWIKSLKNPNCGILKKLDRILCNEECITCYPQAYGTFLPFMVSDHSPAIFTIPQGISKKKKSFRFMNHVAEMDNFYQVVKKGWNVNVPGHKMFQVVKKLKGLKKELNHLNWSNGNMFTKVKDLRVKLKSYQAKVVQTPHDSVVKAEATAILMEYERAKHEELGIRYFGDQVPDQFVKHFQDFLGKSSSCTPIASLGDIFSKKLSNEEALAMESPVTDEEIKAAMFDIDVNKASGRDGYSSMFFKKAWGIIGKYICDAIKEFFSTGQLLGEVNATLIALIPKVEVPNKVSEFRPIACCNIIYKCISKVLTNRVKSVLDKLVGCNQSAFIP is encoded by the exons ATGGATAAACAGGATGAAATAAAGAAGTTTCTTATTGAGGAAAAAGTGCAGGTGTGTGCAATTCTGGAAACTCATCTCAAGCCAAAGGGTATTAATCAAGCTGGTAACAATGTATTTCATAATTGGAAATGGGAGTCTAATAGTATGTATAGTCCTAATAGTTGTCGAATTATGGTAGGCTGGAATAGTAACTTGGTTCATCTGATGATTCTTCAAGTCACAAGACAAGTTATCTTTTGTCTTATTGAAACAGTGGATAATAAGGTTAAAATGTATTGTAGCTTTGTGTATGCTAGCAATAATGGTAGAGAGAGACAAAAACTATGGAGTGACCTTTCTGCTCAGGCTATCATTACTAAGGGGCATTCTTGGATCATTTTGGGAGATTTTAATGTCACTAGAAATATTAATGAACATAGTGCTGGTGGTTCACAAAATACTGATGAAATAAATGAGTTTAATGATCTTGTGAACAATATTGAAGTGGAAGACTTGGGCAGTACTGGTTGTTATTTTACATGGATAAAGTCTTTGAAGAATCCTAATTGTGGTATATTGAAAAAGTTGGATAGGATCCTGTGCAATGAGGAATGTATTACTTGTTATCCACAAGCTTATGGTACATTCCTTCCCTTTATGGTATCTGATCATAGCCCTGCTATTTTTACAATTCCTCaaggaattagtaaaaagaaaaagtCATTTAGGTTTATGAATCATGTTGCTGAGATGGATAATTTTTATCAAGTGGTTAAAAAGGGCTGGAATGTAAATGTGCCAGGGCATAAAATGTTCCAGGTGGTTAAAAAATTAAAGGGTCTTAAAAAGGAGCTAAATCATTTAAACTGGTCAAATGGGAATATGTTTACTAAAGTTAAAGATCTTAGAGTCAAATTGAAGAGTTATCAAGCAAAGGTGGTGCAAACTCCTCATGATTCAGTGGTAAAGGCTGAAGCTACTGCTATTTTAATGGAATATGAAAGAGCTAAGCATGAGGAGCTT GGTATTAGGTATTTTGGTGATCAAGTTCCTGATCAGTTTGTGAAGCATTTTCAAGATTTTTTAGGGAAAAGTAGCAGTTGTACTCCTATTGCTAGTCTAGGTGATATTTTTTCCAAAAAATTGAGTAATGAAGAAGCATTAGCTATGGAGTCTCCTGTTACAGATGAGGAAATAAAAGCTGCAATGTTTGATATTGATGTTAATAAGGCTTCTGGCCGAGATGGATATTCCTCTATGTTTTTCAAAAAGGCTTGGGGAATAATTGGGAAATATATCTGTGACGCAATAAAGGAGTTTTTCTCAACTGGTCAGTTGTTGGGGGAGGTAAATGCTACTCTCATTGCTCTTATTCCTAAGGTTGAAGTGCCTAATAAAGTGTCTGAGTTCAGGCCAATAGCTTGTTGcaatattatatataaatgtattagtaagGTGCTTACTAATAGAGTTAAGAGTGTTTTGGACAAGCTTGTTGGATGTAATCAGAGTGCATTCATCCCATGA